A portion of the Gossypium arboreum isolate Shixiya-1 chromosome 8, ASM2569848v2, whole genome shotgun sequence genome contains these proteins:
- the LOC108467827 gene encoding K(+) efflux antiporter 4 isoform X2: protein MREFSALFFICDLIVFITSVAVIDARSAVEINVTAVLANVSDPRSREDSFVGMIDRALEKEFNDTDQTEATDPDSFNNSVAGKQAVLETVARVKTKKNETKEEKSFQLHDVFHLDDENRADDAPTLIDRNDNVFIISNPKSKYPVLQLDLRLILDLIIVIVSATCGGIAFACAGQPVITGYLLAGSIIGPGGFSFVGEMVQVETVAQFGVIFLLFALGLEFSATKLRVVRAVAVLGGLLQIFLFMCLCGITVSLCGGKASEGVFVGAFLSMSSTAVVLKFLMERNSISALHGQVTIGTLILQDCAVGLLFALLPVLGGNSGVLQGVLSMTKSLVVLITFLTILTIVSWTCVPWFLKLMISLSSQTNELYQLASVAFCLLVAWCSDKLGLSLELGSFAAGVMISTTDLGQHTLEQVEPIRNFFAALFLASIGMLINVHFLWNHVDILLAAVILVIIIKTMVVAAVVKGFRYSNKTSILVGMSLAQIGEFAFVLLSRASNLHLVEGKLYLLLLGTTALSLVTTPLLFKLIPAVVRLGVLLRWFPADSPEPFS, encoded by the exons ATGAGAGAATTCTCTGCTCTCTTCTTCATTTGTGATCTCATTGTATTCATCACTTCCGTCGCCGTCATTGACGCCCGGTCGGCGGTGGAGATCAATGTCACCGCCGTTCTGGCCAATGTCTCGGACCCGAGATCCAGAGAGGATAGTTTTGTCGGCATGATCGATCGTGCTCTTGAGAAGGAATTCAATGACACCGACCAAACTGAAG ctaCTGATCCTGATAGTTTCAACAATAGTGTCGCGGGGAAGCAG GCTGTCTTGGAAACTGTTGCTAGAGTTAAGACCAAGAAAAATGAGACCAAGGAAGAGAA GTCATTTCAGCTCCATGACGTTTTCCATTTGGATGATGAAAACCGAGCTGATGATGCACCAACGTTGATAGATCGAAAT GACAATGTCTTTATAATATCCAACCCAAAGTCGAAGTATCCTGTTCTACAACTAGACTTAAG ATTAATATTGGATCTGATAATTGTCATTGTCTCTGCTACATGCGGTGGCATTGCTTTTGCTTGTGCTGGACAACCG gTTATTACTGGATATCTACTTGCAGGATCTATTATTGGGCCCGGTGGGTTTAGCTTTGTTGGTGAAATGGTGCAA GTGGAAACAGTGGCTCAATTTGGTGTAATCTTTCTTCTTTTTGCTTTAGGCTTGGAATTTTCAGCAACAAAG CTTCGTGTTGTTCGAGCAGTTGCTGTCCTTGGAGGTCTTCTTCAAATTTTTCTATTCATGTGCTTGTGTGGTATAACAGTCTCG TTATGTGGGGGTAAAGCTTCAGAGGGGGTTTTTGTTGGTGCATTCCTATCTATGTCTTCTACAGCTGTG gttttgaaatttttgatggAAAGGAATAGTATAAGTGCCCTTCATGGTCAAGTTACAATTGGAACTCTTATCCTGCAG GACTGTGCTGTGGGTTTGTTGTTTGCTTTACTTCCAGTTCTAGGTGGCAATTCTGGAGTCCTTCAAGGAGTATTATccatgactaaatc GTTGGTGGTTTTAATCACATTTCTGACCATTTTGACAATAGTATCTTGGACTTGTGTGCCATGGTTTCTTAAGCTCATGATAAGCCTATCATCACAG ACTAATGAACTCTATCAGTTGGCATCCGTGGCGTTTTGCTTGCTTGTTGCTTGG TGTAGTGATAAGCTGGGTCTAAGCCTTGAGCTGGGTTCCTTTGCTGCGGGAGTGATGATATCAACCACTGATCTCGGTCAACATACACTTGAACAA GTTGAGCCCATTCGCAATTTCTTCGCTGCTCTTTTCCTTGCCAGTATTGGGATGTTGATTAATGTGCATTTCCTTTGGAATCACGTTGATATATTGCTAGCAGCTGTTATATTGGTGATTATTATTAAAACGATGGTAGTAGCTGCAGTTGTCAAGGGGTTCAGATACAGCAACAAAACCTCAATTCTT GTTGGGATGTCATTGGCCCAAATTGGGGAATTTGCTTTCGTACTTCTAAGTCGTGCATCTAATCTTCATCTCGTAGAG GGTAAACTTTACCTGCTACTTCTGGGCACAACAGCTCTTAGTTTG GTGACTACTCCATTGCTTTTCAAGCTGATTCCAGCTGTTGTTCGTCTTGGTGTACTATTACGGTGGTTCCCAGCTGATAGTCCTGAG CCTTTTAGCTGA
- the LOC108467827 gene encoding K(+) efflux antiporter 4 isoform X1 translates to MREFSALFFICDLIVFITSVAVIDARSAVEINVTAVLANVSDPRSREDSFVGMIDRALEKEFNDTDQTEATDPDSFNNSVAGKQAVLETVARVKTKKNETKEEKSFQLHDVFHLDDENRADDAPTLIDRNDNVFIISNPKSKYPVLQLDLRLILDLIIVIVSATCGGIAFACAGQPVITGYLLAGSIIGPGGFSFVGEMVQVETVAQFGVIFLLFALGLEFSATKLRVVRAVAVLGGLLQIFLFMCLCGITVSLCGGKASEGVFVGAFLSMSSTAVVLKFLMERNSISALHGQVTIGTLILQDCAVGLLFALLPVLGGNSGVLQGVLSMTKSLVVLITFLTILTIVSWTCVPWFLKLMISLSSQTNELYQLASVAFCLLVAWCSDKLGLSLELGSFAAGVMISTTDLGQHTLEQVEPIRNFFAALFLASIGMLINVHFLWNHVDILLAAVILVIIIKTMVVAAVVKGFRYSNKTSILVGMSLAQIGEFAFVLLSRASNLHLVEGKLYLLLLGTTALSLVTTPLLFKLIPAVVRLGVLLRWFPADSPEVHKRAKKQVD, encoded by the exons ATGAGAGAATTCTCTGCTCTCTTCTTCATTTGTGATCTCATTGTATTCATCACTTCCGTCGCCGTCATTGACGCCCGGTCGGCGGTGGAGATCAATGTCACCGCCGTTCTGGCCAATGTCTCGGACCCGAGATCCAGAGAGGATAGTTTTGTCGGCATGATCGATCGTGCTCTTGAGAAGGAATTCAATGACACCGACCAAACTGAAG ctaCTGATCCTGATAGTTTCAACAATAGTGTCGCGGGGAAGCAG GCTGTCTTGGAAACTGTTGCTAGAGTTAAGACCAAGAAAAATGAGACCAAGGAAGAGAA GTCATTTCAGCTCCATGACGTTTTCCATTTGGATGATGAAAACCGAGCTGATGATGCACCAACGTTGATAGATCGAAAT GACAATGTCTTTATAATATCCAACCCAAAGTCGAAGTATCCTGTTCTACAACTAGACTTAAG ATTAATATTGGATCTGATAATTGTCATTGTCTCTGCTACATGCGGTGGCATTGCTTTTGCTTGTGCTGGACAACCG gTTATTACTGGATATCTACTTGCAGGATCTATTATTGGGCCCGGTGGGTTTAGCTTTGTTGGTGAAATGGTGCAA GTGGAAACAGTGGCTCAATTTGGTGTAATCTTTCTTCTTTTTGCTTTAGGCTTGGAATTTTCAGCAACAAAG CTTCGTGTTGTTCGAGCAGTTGCTGTCCTTGGAGGTCTTCTTCAAATTTTTCTATTCATGTGCTTGTGTGGTATAACAGTCTCG TTATGTGGGGGTAAAGCTTCAGAGGGGGTTTTTGTTGGTGCATTCCTATCTATGTCTTCTACAGCTGTG gttttgaaatttttgatggAAAGGAATAGTATAAGTGCCCTTCATGGTCAAGTTACAATTGGAACTCTTATCCTGCAG GACTGTGCTGTGGGTTTGTTGTTTGCTTTACTTCCAGTTCTAGGTGGCAATTCTGGAGTCCTTCAAGGAGTATTATccatgactaaatc GTTGGTGGTTTTAATCACATTTCTGACCATTTTGACAATAGTATCTTGGACTTGTGTGCCATGGTTTCTTAAGCTCATGATAAGCCTATCATCACAG ACTAATGAACTCTATCAGTTGGCATCCGTGGCGTTTTGCTTGCTTGTTGCTTGG TGTAGTGATAAGCTGGGTCTAAGCCTTGAGCTGGGTTCCTTTGCTGCGGGAGTGATGATATCAACCACTGATCTCGGTCAACATACACTTGAACAA GTTGAGCCCATTCGCAATTTCTTCGCTGCTCTTTTCCTTGCCAGTATTGGGATGTTGATTAATGTGCATTTCCTTTGGAATCACGTTGATATATTGCTAGCAGCTGTTATATTGGTGATTATTATTAAAACGATGGTAGTAGCTGCAGTTGTCAAGGGGTTCAGATACAGCAACAAAACCTCAATTCTT GTTGGGATGTCATTGGCCCAAATTGGGGAATTTGCTTTCGTACTTCTAAGTCGTGCATCTAATCTTCATCTCGTAGAG GGTAAACTTTACCTGCTACTTCTGGGCACAACAGCTCTTAGTTTG GTGACTACTCCATTGCTTTTCAAGCTGATTCCAGCTGTTGTTCGTCTTGGTGTACTATTACGGTGGTTCCCAGCTGATAGTCCTGAG GTGCATAAACGTGCAAAAAAGCAAGTCGATTGA
- the LOC108467827 gene encoding K(+) efflux antiporter 4 isoform X3: MREFSALFFICDLIVFITSVAVIDARSAVEINVTAVLANVSDPRSREDSFVGMIDRALEKEFNDTDQTEATDPDSFNNSVAGKQAVLETVARVKTKKNETKEEKSFQLHDVFHLDDENRADDAPTLIDRNDNVFIISNPKSKYPVLQLDLRLILDLIIVIVSATCGGIAFACAGQPVITGYLLAGSIIGPGGFSFVGEMVQVETVAQFGVIFLLFALGLEFSATKLRVVRAVAVLGGLLQIFLFMCLCGITVSLCGGKASEGVFVGAFLSMSSTAVVLKFLMERNSISALHGQVTIGTLILQDCAVGLLFALLPVLGGNSGVLQGVLSMTKSLVVLITFLTILTIVSWTCVPWFLKLMISLSSQTNELYQLASVAFCLLVAWCSDKLGLSLELGSFAAGVMISTTDLGQHTLEQVEPIRNFFAALFLASIGMLINVHFLWNHVDILLAAVILVIIIKTMVVAAVVKGFRYSNKTSILVGMSLAQIGEFAFVLLSRASNLHLVEGKLYLLLLGTTALSLVTTPLLFKLIPAVVRLGVLLRWFPADSPEIGLKGDSLRADSAKRITLMVQGSHDS, from the exons ATGAGAGAATTCTCTGCTCTCTTCTTCATTTGTGATCTCATTGTATTCATCACTTCCGTCGCCGTCATTGACGCCCGGTCGGCGGTGGAGATCAATGTCACCGCCGTTCTGGCCAATGTCTCGGACCCGAGATCCAGAGAGGATAGTTTTGTCGGCATGATCGATCGTGCTCTTGAGAAGGAATTCAATGACACCGACCAAACTGAAG ctaCTGATCCTGATAGTTTCAACAATAGTGTCGCGGGGAAGCAG GCTGTCTTGGAAACTGTTGCTAGAGTTAAGACCAAGAAAAATGAGACCAAGGAAGAGAA GTCATTTCAGCTCCATGACGTTTTCCATTTGGATGATGAAAACCGAGCTGATGATGCACCAACGTTGATAGATCGAAAT GACAATGTCTTTATAATATCCAACCCAAAGTCGAAGTATCCTGTTCTACAACTAGACTTAAG ATTAATATTGGATCTGATAATTGTCATTGTCTCTGCTACATGCGGTGGCATTGCTTTTGCTTGTGCTGGACAACCG gTTATTACTGGATATCTACTTGCAGGATCTATTATTGGGCCCGGTGGGTTTAGCTTTGTTGGTGAAATGGTGCAA GTGGAAACAGTGGCTCAATTTGGTGTAATCTTTCTTCTTTTTGCTTTAGGCTTGGAATTTTCAGCAACAAAG CTTCGTGTTGTTCGAGCAGTTGCTGTCCTTGGAGGTCTTCTTCAAATTTTTCTATTCATGTGCTTGTGTGGTATAACAGTCTCG TTATGTGGGGGTAAAGCTTCAGAGGGGGTTTTTGTTGGTGCATTCCTATCTATGTCTTCTACAGCTGTG gttttgaaatttttgatggAAAGGAATAGTATAAGTGCCCTTCATGGTCAAGTTACAATTGGAACTCTTATCCTGCAG GACTGTGCTGTGGGTTTGTTGTTTGCTTTACTTCCAGTTCTAGGTGGCAATTCTGGAGTCCTTCAAGGAGTATTATccatgactaaatc GTTGGTGGTTTTAATCACATTTCTGACCATTTTGACAATAGTATCTTGGACTTGTGTGCCATGGTTTCTTAAGCTCATGATAAGCCTATCATCACAG ACTAATGAACTCTATCAGTTGGCATCCGTGGCGTTTTGCTTGCTTGTTGCTTGG TGTAGTGATAAGCTGGGTCTAAGCCTTGAGCTGGGTTCCTTTGCTGCGGGAGTGATGATATCAACCACTGATCTCGGTCAACATACACTTGAACAA GTTGAGCCCATTCGCAATTTCTTCGCTGCTCTTTTCCTTGCCAGTATTGGGATGTTGATTAATGTGCATTTCCTTTGGAATCACGTTGATATATTGCTAGCAGCTGTTATATTGGTGATTATTATTAAAACGATGGTAGTAGCTGCAGTTGTCAAGGGGTTCAGATACAGCAACAAAACCTCAATTCTT GTTGGGATGTCATTGGCCCAAATTGGGGAATTTGCTTTCGTACTTCTAAGTCGTGCATCTAATCTTCATCTCGTAGAG GGTAAACTTTACCTGCTACTTCTGGGCACAACAGCTCTTAGTTTG GTGACTACTCCATTGCTTTTCAAGCTGATTCCAGCTGTTGTTCGTCTTGGTGTACTATTACGGTGGTTCCCAGCTGATAGTCCTGAG ATTGGTTTGAAAGGAGATAGTCTTCGGGCGGACAGCGCAAAGCGTATTACTTTGATGGTCCAAGGCTCTCATGATTcatga
- the LOC108468827 gene encoding protein EFFECTOR OF TRANSCRIPTION 2-like — translation MNREDHKKTDHDSHFSEWKLLICPHDWKNGKGGAVTRYRFENLPKSSGPGIYELAVCKLPSRDRRGKLEPDRVVYVGEAENIRARLQQYGRDGTHLCRKNGFGEKGCPSFDKIFARGCSIIYRWARMKSKAAAQRTEAQLLEKFDYAWNKGSNGARRHNDILRKLDKHVSNKKHLPIKIKSNKQVNGRCRSHLNYGGDGGSSFTPRWLDHGGGGGDFTSICGAPTCDGAPCERPVNGNGRCWQHSNYGRSSSCFTSRSLNYGGYGSSFTPQWLDHGGDDIILICGATTYNGAPCERPVSGNGRCWQHLDYGRDGGSSFTPQWLDHGGGDITSVCGAPTCDGAPCERPVSGNGRCWQHSNYGRSSSCFTSRNLNYGGYGSSFTPRWLDHGGDDIILICGATTCNGAPCERPVIGNGRCWQHLDYGCSSSSSSSSSSSSGRY, via the exons ATGAACAGAGAAGATCACAAGAAGACCGACCACGATTCCCACTTCTCCGAATGGAAG CTTCTCATTTGTCCTCATGACTGGAAAAATGGGAAAGGAGGAGCGGTGACCAGATACAGGTTTGAAAATCTTCCGAAAAGTTCAGGTCCAGGAATCTATGAGCTTGCGGTGTGTAAACTGCCGAGTAGGGACCGCCGTGGCAAGCTTGAACCTGATAGGGTGGTTTATGTTGGGGAGGCTGAAAATATAAGAGCAAGACTCCAACAATATGGCCGTGATGGTACTCATCTCTGTCGAAAAAATGGATTTGGTGAAAAAGGATGTCCTTCGTTTGATAAAATTTTTGCAAGGGGTTGCTCTATTATCTACAGATGGGCTCGT ATGAAAAGTAAGGCAGCAGCTCAAAGAACTGAAGCTCAACTTCTTGAAAAATTCGATTATGCATGGAATAAAGGTTCTAATGGTGCACGTCGCCACAATGATATCCTTCGGAAACTAGATAAACATGTATCCAACAAAAAACATTTGCCCATCAAAATCAAATCAAACAAGCAAGTAAATGGAAGATGCCGGAGCCACTTAAATTATGGCGGGGACGGCGGTAGCAGTTTTACTCCACGATGGTTGGACcacggtggtggtggtggtgattTTACATCCATTTGTGGAGCACCCACTTGCGATGGTGCTCCTTGTGAGAGACCGGTTAATGGAAATGGAAGATGTTGGCAACATTCGAATTATGGTCGCAGTAGTAGTTGTTTTACTTCACGGAGCTTAAATTATGGCGGCTATGGCAGCAGTTTTACTCCGCAGTGGTTGGACCATGGTGGTGATGATATTATATTAATTTGTGGAGCAACCACCTACAATGGTGCTCCTTGCGAGAGACCGGTTAGTGGAAATGGAAGGTGTTGGCAACACTTGGATTATGGCAGGGACGGCGGTAGCAGTTTTACTCCACAATGGTTGGACCACGGTGGTGGTGATATTACATCCGTTTGTGGAGCACCCACCTGCGATGGTGCTCCTTGTGAGAGACCGGTTAGTGGAAATGGAAGATGTTGGCAACATTCGAATTATGGTCGCAGTAGTAGTTGTTTTACTTCACGGAACTTAAATTATGGCGGCTATGGTAGCAGTTTTACTCCGCGGTGGTTGGACCATGGTGGTGATGATATTATATTAATTTGTGGAGCAACCACCTGCAATGGTGCTCCTTGCGAGAGACCGGTTATTGGAAATGGAAGGTGTTGGCAACACTTGGATTATGgttgcagcagcagcagcagcagcagcagcagcagcagcagtggTAGATATTGA
- the LOC108467452 gene encoding protein EFFECTOR OF TRANSCRIPTION 2 gives MKKNARYKVAQTNTTVLSHKEDPIPMGAAKLADVVTRFNREDHKRTKHDSQFSKWKVLIGPHDWEDHSVGKEGVARYRVENLPKTASSGLYELAINKPSSRDHNGKLDSDKVLVVYLGEADNVRSRLQQYGRTGAHLGRNDSGNNKVCGCFEDIFARGYSIVYRWAPMKNKADARRTEAQLLGTFDYAWNKGSNGIRRHDDILQKLDKHASNLMKLANFSKKHLPFLQKQVGIKIKAGKLVLDNNEFGKYKNGENRNFLLQVFNFSRSRPRLVSNHGGSDENETFSCGVVLDDGSICKRPPVEGRKRCAEHKGKKTRGSSTRSSTKSQPHKEDYPEIEHCSPICGVAMDDGSLCRRQPVSGRKRCDLHKGRRIYSSDSEITRYQTMPYAVFNSYSDEKASVFDENHTGMKITTLVSGLDETSPSHVFDSNSSLNSNNCSTPICGVPTCNGTPCKRTVNGNGRCWQHLKYSGSRSSSNDFTPRNSNNDSTGTSICGAPTRNGSSCRRTVKGNGRCWQH, from the exons ATGAAAAAAAACGCTCGTTATAAAGTGGCGCAAACAAATACAACGGTCCTTTCCCACAAGGAAGATCCGATCCCAATGGGAGCGGCTAAATTGGCCGATGTGGTTACCAGATTCAACCGTGAAGATCACAAACGAACCAAGCACGACTCTCAGTTCTCCAAATGGAAG GTTCTAATTGGTCCTCATGATTGGGAAGACCATTCAGTGGGGAAAGAAGGAGTGGCTAGATACAGGGTTGAAAATCTCCCCAAAACTGCAAGCTCAGGTCTTTATGAGCTTGCTATAAATAAACCTTCGAGCAGGGACCATAATGGCAAGCTTGACTCAGACAAGGTTTTGGTGGTTTATCTTGGGGAGGCTGATAATGTCAGGTCAAGGCTACAACAATATGGCCGTACAGGTGCTCACTTGGGCAGAAATGACTCTGGGAATAATAAAGTATGTGGGTGCTTTGAGGACATTTTTGCTAGAGGCTACTCGATTGTTTACAGATGGGCTCCT ATGAAAAACAAGGCAGATGCTCGAAGAACCGAAGCTCAGCTTCTCGGTACTTTTGATTATGCATGGAATAAAGGCTCGAACGGTATACGTCGTCACGATGATATCCTTCAAAAACTAGATAAGCATGCATCAAATCTTATGAAATTAGCCAATTTCTCCAAAAAGCATCTACCCTTCCTTCAAAAGCAAGTGGGCATCAAAATCAAAGCAGGCAAGCTAGTTTTGGACAACAATGAGTTCGGCAAATACAAAAATGGAGAGAACCGCAACTTTTTGCTTCAAGTTTTCAACTTCAGCAGATCCCGGCCTCGGTTGGTTTCGAATCATGGTGGCTCCGACGAGAACGAAACCTTCTCTTGTGGGGTGGTTTTAGACGATGGTTCGATTTGTAAAAGGCCACCAGTTGAAGGAAGAAAACGATGCGCTGAACACAAGGGAAAGAAAACTAGAGGGTCTTCCACGAGGTCGAGTACGAAATCACAACCGCATAAAGAGGACTATCCCGAAATCGAGCATTGTAGTCCTATTTGTGGGGTTGCCATGGATGATGGTTCTCTTTGTAGAAGGCAACCCGTTTCCGGGAGAAAAAGATGTGATTTGCATAAAGGGAGGAGAATTTATAGCTCCGATTCCGAGATAACAAGATATCAAACAATGCCATATGCGGTTTTCAATTCATATTCTGATGAAAAAGCTTCAGTTTTTGATGAAAATCATACAGGGATGAAGATTACCACTCTTGTTTCTGGATTAGACGAAACGAGTCCATCCCATGTTTTCGACTCGAATTCAAGTCTCAATAGCAACAATTGTAGTACACCCATTTGTGGAGTACCTACCTGCAATGGTACTCCCTGCAAGAGAACAGTTAATGGAAATGGAAGGTGTTGGCAGCACTTAAAATATAGTGGCAGCCGCAGCAGCAGCAATGATTTTACTCCGCGAAACTCGAACAATGACAGTACGGGTACATCCATTTGTGGAGCACCAACTCGCAATGGTTCGTCCTGCCGGAGAACAGTCAAGGGAAATGGAAGGTGTTGGCAGCACTGA
- the LOC108467453 gene encoding protein EFFECTOR OF TRANSCRIPTION 2-like yields MVLIVEEEEIPIELLAVHVDRLKREDHKKTDHDSDFSKWKLLICPHDWENGKGGAVTRYRSDNLPKSSGPGTYELAVCKLPSRDRHGKLEPDLVVYVGAAENIRARLQQYGRDGTHLCRKDEGCPLFDIFARGCSIVYRWVPRENKADALRTEAQLLGTYDYAWNKGSNGIRRYDDILQKLNKHASNPKKLNQKQVGIKIKASKLVSDDSEFGKYKNGENLNFLPQVFNFSRSRPRLVSNHGGSDKNETFSCGVVLDDGSICKRPPVEGRKRCAEHKGKKTTGASTSSSMKSQPHKEDYPEIEHCSPICGVAMDDGSLCRRQPVSGRKRCDLHKGRRIYSSGSEITSYETMPYAISNPYSDEKDSNSSLNSNNCSTPICGVLTCNGTPCKRTVNGNGRCWQHLKYSGSHSSSNYFIPRISNYDSTGTSICGAPTRNGSFCRRTVKGNGTCWQH; encoded by the exons ATGGTGCTTATAGTCGAAGAAGAAGAGATTCCAATAGAATTATTGGCCGTTCACGTCGACAGATTGAAAAGAGAAGATCACAAGAAGACCGACCACGATTCCGACTTCTCCAAATGGAAG CTTCTTATTTGTCCTCATGACTGGGAAAATGGGAAAGGAGGAGCGGTGACCAGATACAGGTCTGACAATCTTCCGAAAAGTTCAGGTCCAGGAACCTATGAGCTTGCGGTGTGTAAACTGCCGAGTAGGGACCGCCATGGCAAGCTTGAACCTGATTTGGTGGTTTATGTTGGGGCGGCTGAAAATATTAGAGCAAGACTCCAACAATATGGCCGTGATGGTACTCATCTCTGTAGAAAAGATGAAGGATGTCCTTTGTTTGATATTTTTGCAAGAGGTTGCTCTATTGTCTACAGATGGGTTCCT AGGGAAAACAAGGCAGATGCTCTGAGAACCGAAGCTCAGCTTCTCGGTACTTATGATTATGCATGGAATAAAGGCTCGAACGGTATACGTCGTTATGATGATATCCTTCAAAAACTAAATAAGCATGCATCAAATCCTAAGAAATTAAATCAAAAGCAAGTAGGCATCAAAATCAAAGCAAGCAAGCTAGTTTCGGACGACAGTGAGTTCGGCAAATACAAAAATGGAGAGAACCTCAACTTTCTGCCTCAAGTTTTCAACTTCAGCAGATCCCGGCCTCGGTTAGTTTCGAATCACGGTGGCTCCGACAAGAACGAAACCTTCTCTTGTGGGGTGGTTTTAGACGATGGTTCGATTTGTAAAAGGCCACCGGTTGAAGGAAGAAAACGATGCGCTGAACACAAGGGAAAGAAAACTACAGGGGCTTCCACGAGTTCGAGTATGAAATCACAACCGCATAAAGAGGACTATCCCGAAATCGAGCATTGCAGTCCTATTTGTGGTGTTGCCATGGATGATGGTTCTCTTTGTAGAAGGCAACCCGTTTCCGGGAGAAAAAGATGTGATTTGCATAAAGGGAGGAGAATTTATAGCTCCGGTTCCGAGATAACAAGTTATGAAACAATGCCATATGCTATTTCCAATCCATATTCTGATGAAAAAGACTCGAATTCAAGTCTCAACAGCAACAATTGTAGTACACCCATCTGTGGAGTACTTACCTGCAATGGTACTCCCTGCAAGAGAACAGTTAATGGAAATGGAAGGTGTTGGCAGCACTTAAAATATAGTGGCAGCCACAGCAGCAGCAATTATTTTATTCCGCGAATCTCGAACTATGACAGTACGGGTACATCCATTTGTGGAGCACCAACCCGCAATGGTTCGTTCTGCCGGAGAACAGTCAAGGGAAATGGAACGTGTTGGCAGCACTGA
- the LOC108468366 gene encoding probable caffeoyl-CoA O-methyltransferase At4g26220 has translation MTVRVHPFVDHQPAMVHPAGEQSREMEGVGSTDRSRQSMEFTTAESFLHEGLLQSFELTKYILKTNVYPREPTPLKELREVTARHPGKLMSTAPDSGQLIGMLLKLINAKKTIEIGVYTGYSLLLTALSIPHDAMIIAIDPNKETYEIGLPIIQKAGVEHKINFIESQALPVLDILLQNLSTKYPDNEGSFDFAFVDADKENYLNYYERLLKLVKVGGLIIFDNTLWGGTVAQPEEAVSEDRKESRRSIIEFNNSVSIDQRIEIALAPSGDGLTICRRIR, from the exons ATGACAGTACGGGTACATCCATTTGTGGACCACCAACCCGCAATGGTTCATCCTGCCGGAGAACAGTCAAGGGAAATGGAAGGTGTTGGCAGCACTGATAGGTCGAGGCAG AGTATGGAATTTACAACAGCCGAATCATTTCTCCATGAAGGGTTATTGCAGAGTTTTGAGTTaactaag TATATCTTGAAGACCAACGTCTACCCTAGGGAACCAACACCTCTAAAGGAGCTCCGAGAAGTTACTGCAAGGCATCCAGG GAAATTAATGAGCACGGCACCAGATTCAGGTCAACTAATAGGGATGTTACTTAAGCTAATTAATGCAAAGAAGACAATTGAAATTGGTGTTTACACTGGCTATTCTCTTCTCCTCACTGCTCTTTCAATCCCTCATGATGCTATG ATTATAGCCATAGATCCAAACAAGGAAACATATGAGATAGGCCTTCCCATTATCCAAAAAGCAGGTGTGGAACACAAAATCAACTTCATTGAATCCCAAGCTTTACCAGTTCTGGACATACTTCTTCAAAATTTAAGCACTAAATACCCGG ATAATGAAGGGAGTTTTGATTTTGCATTTGTCGATGCGGATAAAGAAAATTACCTGAATTACTACGAGAGGCTTCTGAAACTGGTGAAAGTTGGCGGATTGATCATCTTTGACAACACGCTTTGGGGAGGCACGGTGGCTCAACCAGAAGAGGCGGTTTCAGAAGATAGAAAGGAATCGAGGAGGTCAATCATAGAGTTTAACAACTCAGTTTCAATCGATCAACGCATCGAAATCGCTCTCGCTCCGTCAGGTGATGGGTTGACCATCTGCAGGCGAATTCGTTGA
- the LOC108468139 gene encoding 40S ribosomal protein S15a-5, producing the protein MGRRILKDALRSIVNAEKRGKATVELKPISTVISSFLTIMKDRGYIRNFELFDPHRVGKITVELQGRVNDCRALTYRQDIKAKDIQKYTTFKLPTQQWGYVVISTPDGILDHEEAIRRNVGGQVLGYFH; encoded by the exons ATGGGAAGGAGGATTCTAAAAGATGCGTTGAGATCAATAGTGAATGCAGAGAAGAGAGGCAAAGCAACGGTGGAATTGAAGCCGATCTCCACCGTCATATCTTCCTTCCTCACTATAATGAAAGACCGAG GATACATCAGGAACTTTGAGCTTTTCGATCCGCATAGAGTTGGGAAGATCACAGTTGAACTACAAGGCAGGGTAAACGATTGCCGAGCACTCACTTACCGGCAGGACATCAAAGCGAAGGATATCCAGAAGTACACAACATTTAAACTTCCAACTCAGCAG TGGGGTTATGTTGTGATTTCAACTCCCGATGGTATTTTGGATCACGAAGAAGCCATTAGAAGGAATGTGGGTGGGCAGGTTCTTGGTTATTTTCATTAG